The Verrucomicrobiota bacterium genome has a segment encoding these proteins:
- a CDS encoding TIGR02206 family membrane protein, whose product MQRDFTIFGIEHWIVIILTIVIPFGLGHWVRASTQGIHSKVCKNICYGWAAVFVINKFIQLWWTWEQGVLSLQNGLPLHLCDWATLTAVLTLIFRWHLTYELTFFWALTGTINAVMTPDLNESFPHLRFICFFVSHSGLIAVVIFLTYGMRWRPTWSSLWKAFLGCQVYFMFVQSINWLIDANYGYLMAKPANPSMLDYLGPWPWYILSMEVLCLAFFLIYYAPFALADWLRAKRCRKINAED is encoded by the coding sequence ATGCAGCGTGACTTTACAATATTCGGCATCGAGCACTGGATAGTTATCATTTTAACCATAGTCATCCCATTTGGGTTAGGGCATTGGGTTCGTGCCAGCACTCAAGGAATTCACTCCAAAGTTTGCAAAAACATCTGTTATGGATGGGCAGCGGTCTTTGTTATCAATAAGTTTATTCAACTTTGGTGGACGTGGGAACAAGGAGTATTAAGCCTACAAAATGGGCTTCCTTTGCACCTTTGTGATTGGGCAACGCTAACTGCTGTTCTTACCCTTATTTTTCGTTGGCATCTAACATATGAACTGACTTTTTTTTGGGCTCTTACCGGAACCATTAATGCTGTCATGACACCGGATTTAAATGAGAGTTTTCCACATTTGCGCTTTATCTGTTTCTTTGTTTCCCATTCTGGACTGATTGCAGTAGTGATCTTTTTGACCTACGGTATGAGGTGGAGACCCACCTGGAGTTCTTTGTGGAAAGCTTTTCTTGGATGCCAGGTTTACTTTATGTTTGTGCAAAGCATTAATTGGCTGATTGATGCAAATTATGGTTACCTTATGGCAAAACCTGCCAATCCTTCCATGCTCGATTACCTAGGCCCATGGCCTTGGTATATACTCAGTATGGAAGTGCTGTGTTTGGCTTTTTTTCTCATTTACTATGCGCCATTTGCTCTAGCAGATTGGCTACGAGCTAAAAGATGCCGCAAAATAAATGCAGAGGATTAG
- the thiC gene encoding phosphomethylpyrimidine synthase ThiC: protein MIAKSEDVEHSQNVHFPKSKKVYVEGSQPGVRVPFREVELSPTKTPFGKIEPNDSVRIYDTSGPWGDESYSGDVKKGLSALRREWILQRGDVQEYEGRKVKPEDNGYLTEGHEAYAAKSDKRKNRLEKYPGLKRKPLRAKDYKNAPVTQLHYARQGIVTPEMEFIAIRENTKLQAAKETLAMREPEAFGKNGVRHQVNLQHPGQPFGAEIPDEITPEFVRDEVAKGRAIIPSNINHPELEPMIIGRNFLVKINANIGNSAVASSIEEEVEKMRWSTLWGADTVMDLSTGKNIHETREWIIRNSPVPIGTVPIYQALEKVNGKAEELTWDIYRDTLIEQAEQGVDYFTIHAGVLLRFIPMTAGRMTGIVSRGGSIMAKWCLAHHQENFLYSHWNEICEIMAMYDVSFSIGDGLRPGSIADANDEAQFGELKVQGDLVKIAWKHGVQAMCEGPGHVPMHMIQENMEKQLEWCHEAPFYTLGPLTTDIAPGYDHITSGIGAALIGWYGCAMLCYVTPKEHLGLPNKKDVKDGVMAYKIAAHAADLAKGHPAAQYRDNALSKARFEFRWEDQFNLSLDPETALQFHDETLPQDGAKAAHFCSMCGPHFCSMKITEEVRQYAAEKGITAQDSIKEGMKEKSQEFVDKGSEVYLKNAAC, encoded by the coding sequence ATGATTGCAAAGAGTGAAGATGTTGAGCACAGCCAAAATGTCCATTTCCCTAAGTCAAAAAAGGTCTATGTGGAAGGGAGCCAGCCTGGGGTTCGGGTTCCTTTTCGCGAAGTTGAGCTAAGCCCTACGAAAACGCCATTCGGCAAAATAGAGCCTAATGATTCGGTACGCATCTATGATACAAGCGGACCTTGGGGAGATGAATCTTATTCTGGCGATGTTAAGAAAGGTCTATCTGCTCTTAGAAGAGAATGGATTTTACAGCGTGGCGATGTTCAAGAGTATGAAGGCAGGAAAGTAAAGCCAGAGGACAATGGTTACCTCACAGAAGGACATGAAGCCTATGCAGCGAAGAGCGACAAACGCAAAAATCGCTTAGAAAAGTATCCAGGACTGAAGAGAAAACCATTGAGAGCAAAGGACTATAAAAATGCTCCAGTTACTCAGTTGCATTACGCACGTCAAGGCATTGTCACTCCGGAAATGGAATTCATAGCCATTCGAGAAAATACTAAACTACAGGCGGCTAAAGAAACGCTTGCTATGCGTGAGCCAGAAGCTTTTGGCAAAAATGGAGTTCGTCATCAAGTCAATCTTCAACATCCTGGGCAGCCGTTTGGTGCGGAAATTCCTGATGAAATTACCCCGGAATTCGTCCGTGATGAAGTCGCCAAAGGTCGCGCTATTATACCTAGCAACATCAATCACCCCGAGCTAGAGCCTATGATTATTGGTCGCAACTTTCTTGTTAAGATTAACGCCAACATTGGTAACAGTGCCGTAGCATCTTCTATTGAAGAGGAAGTAGAAAAGATGCGGTGGTCCACTTTATGGGGAGCGGATACAGTCATGGATCTCTCAACTGGTAAAAACATCCATGAGACTCGCGAATGGATAATCAGAAATTCTCCAGTTCCTATCGGAACGGTTCCCATTTACCAGGCGCTTGAAAAAGTAAATGGTAAGGCTGAAGAGCTCACTTGGGATATTTACCGCGATACCCTCATCGAACAAGCTGAACAAGGTGTTGATTATTTTACCATTCACGCAGGTGTGCTACTCCGCTTTATACCCATGACAGCGGGAAGAATGACAGGAATTGTGAGCCGTGGTGGTTCGATTATGGCAAAATGGTGTTTAGCACATCACCAAGAAAATTTCTTATATTCCCATTGGAATGAGATATGTGAAATTATGGCGATGTATGATGTAAGTTTTTCGATAGGAGATGGATTACGTCCCGGGTCTATTGCCGATGCGAATGATGAAGCACAGTTTGGTGAACTAAAAGTCCAGGGGGACTTAGTGAAGATTGCATGGAAGCATGGTGTGCAAGCGATGTGCGAAGGTCCGGGACATGTTCCTATGCATATGATTCAAGAGAACATGGAAAAGCAGTTAGAGTGGTGTCATGAAGCTCCTTTTTATACACTTGGACCTTTAACTACTGACATAGCACCTGGCTATGACCATATTACTTCTGGTATTGGAGCAGCTTTAATTGGTTGGTACGGATGTGCCATGCTTTGTTATGTGACTCCCAAAGAACATCTGGGGTTGCCCAATAAGAAGGATGTTAAGGATGGAGTGATGGCTTATAAAATTGCTGCTCACGCTGCGGACTTAGCAAAAGGACACCCAGCAGCGCAGTATCGCGACAATGCCTTGAGCAAGGCACGTTTTGAATTCAGGTGGGAAGATCAATTCAATTTGTCATTAGACCCTGAGACCGCATTACAGTTTCATGATGAAACATTGCCTCAGGATGGGGCAAAAGCGGCACATTTCTGCTCAATGTGTGGGCCGCATTTTTGTTCAATGAAGATTACAGAAGAGGTCCGGCAGTATGCTGCTGAGAAAGGGATCACAGCCCAAGACTCAATAAAAGAGGGTATGAAGGAAAAGAGCCAGGAATTTGTAGATAAGGGAAGTGAGGTTTATCTTAAGAATGCTGCTTGCTAG
- a CDS encoding lysophospholipid acyltransferase family protein, which produces MLGINQSQRHRFNYFLTRLALRIVLPILSSPKTIGAFSLGKGPVLLAGNHISHFDPPFLCRAFPQKVDFMAMKELFSHPLARSYFMGNDVFPVDRHRADSSALKECVKRLKRGHIVCMFPEGGLRSGQDSVLEGKPLPPGAGAVAHLAECPVQPFIIVGTDQLYRWQNVLQRPSVYVVLGTKLILNEQLPSKEARLDLDHRLEKAIKQLYQNLIKNENLTSEILPKTAQERWGQTSDSPIK; this is translated from the coding sequence ATGCTTGGTATTAATCAGTCGCAAAGACATCGGTTCAACTATTTCCTCACCCGGCTTGCTCTAAGAATAGTTCTTCCTATCCTATCAAGCCCTAAAACCATAGGAGCTTTCTCCTTAGGAAAAGGGCCTGTTCTCCTGGCAGGCAACCACATAAGCCATTTCGACCCACCTTTTCTATGCCGAGCTTTTCCTCAAAAAGTGGATTTTATGGCTATGAAGGAACTATTTAGTCACCCTCTTGCTCGAAGTTATTTTATGGGTAACGATGTCTTTCCAGTTGACCGTCATAGGGCAGATTCATCTGCACTAAAAGAATGTGTCAAACGACTCAAGCGTGGCCATATCGTTTGCATGTTTCCGGAGGGAGGACTTCGGAGCGGACAAGACTCCGTCTTAGAAGGCAAGCCTTTACCACCTGGAGCTGGAGCTGTAGCTCACCTTGCAGAATGTCCTGTTCAGCCTTTTATTATTGTTGGAACAGATCAACTCTATCGCTGGCAAAATGTCTTACAACGCCCATCCGTCTACGTGGTGCTCGGCACCAAACTCATCCTCAATGAACAGCTTCCTTCTAAAGAAGCAAGGCTTGACCTTGACCATAGGTTGGAAAAGGCTATCAAACAGCTCTATCAAAATCTCATCAAGAACGAAAACTTGACCTCCGAAATTCTACCTAAGACAGCCCAAGAAAGATGGGGACAAACTTCTGATAGCCCGATAAAGTAA
- a CDS encoding aspartate carbamoyltransferase catalytic subunit, which yields MKWAKKDLLAISDLSSEELLILLDTTASFKEIISRAIKKVPSLRGKTVVNLFVEPSTRTRCSFELAAQRLSADVISIEKSVSSFTKGETLKDTALNLQALNADFIILRHKSPGAALFLAERLQASVINAGDGPHEHPTQALLDVFTAREKLGDLKGKHFIILGDILFSRVARSNIWALLKLGARVTLVGPTTLLPEVFREVGVDVCHNLDEVLPEADAINLLRIQQERQQATLFPSLGEYTKLFGLNMERFKRCKPDVLIMHPGPINRGVEISSELADCENSVILDQVTNGLAVRMAVMFLLSGGQLPKIKEDARKGTSK from the coding sequence ATGAAGTGGGCCAAGAAGGACCTCCTAGCCATTAGTGATCTATCAAGTGAAGAATTGTTGATCTTATTAGATACCACCGCCTCTTTTAAAGAAATTATTTCGCGAGCTATTAAAAAGGTCCCATCTTTACGCGGTAAAACAGTTGTTAATTTATTTGTCGAACCAAGTACTCGGACACGCTGTAGCTTTGAATTAGCCGCTCAACGGCTTAGTGCGGATGTTATTAGTATAGAAAAGAGTGTGAGTAGTTTTACTAAGGGGGAAACCCTCAAAGATACGGCTCTCAATTTACAAGCTCTTAATGCGGACTTTATTATATTAAGACATAAGTCTCCAGGGGCTGCTTTGTTTTTAGCAGAAAGGCTTCAGGCATCTGTTATAAATGCTGGTGATGGACCACATGAGCATCCTACACAAGCGTTGTTAGATGTATTTACTGCTAGAGAGAAGCTAGGAGATCTTAAGGGCAAACACTTCATTATTTTAGGAGATATTCTTTTTAGTAGAGTTGCCCGCTCTAATATATGGGCGCTGCTTAAGCTTGGAGCAAGGGTTACACTAGTTGGACCCACTACTTTGCTTCCCGAGGTTTTCAGAGAAGTCGGAGTAGACGTTTGTCATAACTTAGATGAGGTCTTGCCCGAAGCGGATGCTATTAACCTCTTAAGAATTCAGCAAGAGCGCCAGCAAGCAACCTTATTTCCTTCACTTGGAGAGTATACAAAACTTTTTGGCCTAAATATGGAGCGATTTAAACGCTGCAAGCCAGACGTTCTTATCATGCATCCTGGACCTATTAATAGAGGTGTTGAAATTTCAAGCGAGTTAGCAGATTGTGAGAACTCTGTGATTCTAGACCAGGTGACCAATGGTTTGGCTGTTCGTATGGCCGTGATGTTTTTGTTAAGTGGGGGGCAACTTCCTAAGATCAAAGAGGATGCTAGGAAGGGAACGAGTAAATGA
- a CDS encoding penicillin-binding transpeptidase domain-containing protein, with the protein MKIFYRSSTFMPCAISTLAFFIMVYEKLEAKRGDFVILQSVNQDVMPKVSGNKKQLTRMVSPASTFKIIISWAGIEEGKVSATTLHRVKDGHVPDTPREINLHEAMYYSSNDYFTWLSRKIGEAELATYIRKSNISATEIADDWLKGKWQDAKKGGDLKVNAEAQHRFIKEMMRGQITSSPAVHQQVLKVMEWPSAIKGTRVFGKTGVWGGAVWFNGFGIKEGQSKAVTVLYEGSIAERHGAIAAFYRQFEMQPLAPSEGFFE; encoded by the coding sequence ATGAAAATTTTTTATAGATCTAGTACCTTTATGCCTTGTGCTATTTCTACCTTGGCGTTTTTCATTATGGTTTATGAGAAGCTAGAAGCAAAAAGAGGTGATTTCGTCATCCTTCAGTCCGTGAATCAGGACGTTATGCCAAAAGTAAGCGGTAATAAGAAACAACTTACACGTATGGTTAGTCCGGCTTCTACTTTTAAAATCATAATCTCTTGGGCCGGAATAGAAGAAGGTAAGGTATCTGCTACTACTTTACACAGAGTAAAAGATGGGCACGTTCCTGATACGCCTCGGGAGATCAACTTACATGAAGCGATGTATTATTCGAGCAATGATTATTTTACATGGTTATCAAGGAAAATTGGCGAAGCAGAGTTGGCGACATATATACGTAAATCAAATATATCTGCAACGGAGATAGCGGATGATTGGCTTAAGGGTAAATGGCAAGATGCTAAAAAGGGTGGAGATCTCAAAGTAAATGCAGAAGCTCAGCATCGTTTCATTAAAGAAATGATGAGAGGCCAGATAACAAGTAGTCCCGCTGTTCATCAGCAGGTTCTTAAGGTTATGGAGTGGCCTTCTGCCATAAAGGGTACTCGAGTTTTTGGTAAAACAGGGGTTTGGGGTGGTGCTGTTTGGTTTAACGGTTTTGGTATTAAAGAAGGCCAATCAAAGGCAGTTACGGTTTTGTATGAAGGTAGTATTGCAGAACGTCATGGCGCAATAGCTGCTTTCTACAGACAGTTTGAGATGCAACCATTGGCACCAAGTGAAGGCTTCTTTGAATAG
- a CDS encoding glutaminyl-peptide cyclotransferase, with the protein MSQSEKKVEESVSIVLSERSSYEQTKAKPLAAQSARSAVVWTYILKASPSARLNVSRSQNLAKTFRPLMRLPRFNLVGMLRIVPLSLPLFLTTLTTPSLSAEAPTLSYEVVRKYPHDSSSFTQGLEMHQGRLYEGTGLRGRSALYCINLTTGKALNKVYLNPKYFGEGITIYGDRLFQLTWTSGKAIVYRVRDFKPIGSYNYQGQGWGLTNDSKMLIMSNGSDSLFFRNPKSFEIEKTLQVKDGEKKITQLNELEWIKGNIWANIWGTNKIAIIDPSRGNVTAWLDLTDLLKQAIKKASSRPIDVMNGIAYREAKDTILVTGKFWPLLFEIKTESPTSPSPE; encoded by the coding sequence ATGAGCCAAAGCGAAAAGAAAGTCGAGGAAAGTGTCTCAATCGTACTCTCAGAGCGTAGCTCTTATGAACAAACTAAAGCCAAGCCATTAGCTGCGCAGAGTGCCCGATCAGCAGTGGTGTGGACATATATCTTAAAAGCTAGTCCCTCTGCCAGACTTAATGTTTCTCGGAGCCAAAATCTTGCAAAGACTTTTAGGCCTCTAATGCGTCTTCCTAGATTCAACTTAGTTGGTATGTTGAGAATCGTCCCCCTATCACTGCCTTTATTCCTCACCACATTGACAACACCAAGTCTTTCTGCAGAGGCCCCCACCCTTTCCTATGAAGTTGTTCGTAAGTATCCACATGACTCCTCGAGCTTTACTCAAGGACTAGAAATGCATCAAGGTCGACTGTATGAAGGAACAGGCCTACGTGGAAGATCTGCTCTTTATTGTATCAATCTAACCACTGGAAAAGCCTTAAACAAAGTCTATCTTAACCCTAAGTACTTTGGCGAAGGCATTACGATTTATGGAGACAGGCTCTTCCAACTTACATGGACTTCTGGGAAGGCCATCGTTTATCGAGTGAGGGACTTCAAACCTATTGGTTCCTACAATTATCAAGGTCAAGGCTGGGGACTCACAAACGATAGCAAAATGCTTATCATGAGCAATGGTTCAGATTCCCTCTTTTTTAGAAACCCCAAATCTTTTGAGATTGAAAAAACACTTCAAGTCAAAGATGGAGAAAAGAAAATAACTCAACTTAATGAGCTCGAATGGATTAAGGGAAATATCTGGGCTAATATCTGGGGAACCAACAAAATTGCAATTATAGACCCTTCTAGAGGAAATGTTACTGCTTGGTTAGATCTAACAGATTTATTGAAACAAGCTATCAAAAAAGCATCATCACGCCCCATTGACGTGATGAACGGCATCGCCTACCGCGAAGCAAAAGACACCATTTTGGTCACTGGTAAATTCTGGCCATTACTTTTCGAAATTAAGACTGAATCTCCTACTAGCCCCAGTCCTGAATGA
- the pyrR gene encoding bifunctional pyr operon transcriptional regulator/uracil phosphoribosyltransferase PyrR → MSENVILDEHGLRRCLNRIAHEIIEQNPGDIPIGFIGLHTRGVPIAKRLRDLVSKFDPQRTVHEVGELDITFHRDDIQEELVLPKGTEIPFNIEDQIVVLVDDVLYTGRTVRAALNAMIDLGRTKAIRLAILVDRGHRELPIRADYVGKNIPTAHNERILVQLEEIDGKDNVLLERTEL, encoded by the coding sequence ATGTCGGAAAACGTTATCTTGGATGAACACGGCTTGCGTCGATGTCTAAATCGTATTGCCCATGAAATAATCGAACAAAATCCTGGCGATATACCTATTGGATTCATTGGACTGCACACCAGAGGGGTCCCTATAGCAAAAAGATTACGGGATCTTGTTTCCAAATTTGACCCCCAGCGCACCGTGCATGAAGTGGGAGAACTAGACATCACATTTCATCGTGATGATATTCAAGAAGAGTTGGTTTTACCAAAAGGTACCGAAATTCCATTCAATATCGAGGATCAGATAGTCGTCTTGGTAGATGACGTTTTATACACGGGCCGTACAGTGAGAGCGGCACTGAATGCCATGATCGATTTGGGTCGAACAAAGGCTATTCGCTTAGCTATACTCGTTGATAGAGGGCATAGAGAGCTTCCCATACGAGCAGATTATGTTGGTAAGAATATTCCCACTGCACACAATGAACGCATCCTCGTTCAACTTGAGGAGATAGACGGCAAGGATAATGTACTTTTGGAAAGGACAGAGTTATGA
- a CDS encoding TIM barrel protein, producing the protein MPQLITGLTSITFRQSKPQEIISLAQKGNLLAIEWGGDIHVPHGHLKTAKEVSKLTKEAGLRVSSYGSYYQIGVSDSQGLNFSKVLDTACELSAPTLRVWAGSQSYANAKDSQKKWIYDETRQICEVAEQAGVTLAVEYRDNTLNDSLEAALDFLDQVNHPNYKTYWQPQAKNTLEECVEELESLVYSLSNVHINSIDYQTGERQALDEASELWTRCFNELLTSDQLHYLLLEFVKDKSPDQFLEDCKTLHRLLEELEISL; encoded by the coding sequence ATGCCTCAACTTATTACTGGCCTGACCTCCATTACCTTTCGCCAATCAAAACCACAAGAAATCATCTCTCTAGCTCAAAAGGGCAATCTCCTAGCAATTGAATGGGGAGGTGATATACACGTTCCGCATGGCCACCTTAAAACAGCCAAGGAGGTCAGTAAACTCACCAAGGAAGCAGGACTTAGAGTTTCATCTTATGGCTCTTATTATCAAATAGGAGTGAGTGACTCACAAGGCCTGAATTTCTCTAAAGTTCTGGATACTGCATGTGAACTCTCCGCTCCAACTTTACGAGTTTGGGCAGGTTCGCAGAGCTATGCAAATGCCAAGGATTCACAAAAAAAATGGATATACGATGAAACACGTCAAATTTGTGAAGTTGCCGAACAAGCGGGAGTAACTCTTGCCGTAGAATATAGAGATAACACACTTAATGATTCGCTTGAGGCTGCTCTAGATTTTTTAGATCAAGTTAATCACCCGAACTACAAAACCTACTGGCAACCACAAGCCAAAAACACTCTTGAAGAGTGTGTAGAAGAACTTGAGAGTCTAGTCTATTCTTTATCTAACGTTCATATCAATTCCATTGATTACCAAACCGGAGAAAGGCAAGCTTTGGATGAGGCTTCAGAGCTTTGGACTCGCTGCTTTAATGAACTTCTCACCAGTGATCAGTTACATTATCTTCTATTAGAGTTCGTAAAAGATAAGTCTCCTGATCAATTTTTGGAAGATTGTAAGACCTTGCATCGACTGCTTGAAGAACTGGAAATCAGTCTCTAA
- a CDS encoding sigma 54-interacting transcriptional regulator gives METLLTIAQDPNQDTLKQLSHHYHVLNVNSVETASQLIAQTACDSIFADIDFLSSPLIDFIHKVRRYYPFLPIICRHEQQHSPLASELSQISFTYLILKDDTEQDLRELLEHAHKQLLLQQLAFDLHTQATDNHPLSLVGESLILRNLRNNVIQLAAKEEPILILGEEGSGKQHLARYIHSLSSKSDNFLVTVKASELEMPNSYEKIFGSYDQKKQAIIPGKFDSAHSSTLHIQDFQTASKEIKEALVHFIREGYIYRKNSPIPTPSNALVLISGTAGRENDEAYSALKTLLRQNTVHTIPLRERKEDIPMLAYSFLQEKRGQHEAAKMNNIDSRALEDLRAFDWPLNLDQLRSVIDYCLLFNTQCQTLLPGMLPHFIYTDKREVYSDTSVLSGCPEGLEEEVNKLQKRLIVQALSEAGGRQVHAARLLKTTPRILNHRIKQLDIQTVAK, from the coding sequence ATGGAAACATTACTGACCATTGCACAAGACCCGAATCAAGATACTCTCAAGCAACTGTCACATCATTACCATGTTTTGAATGTCAACAGTGTGGAAACAGCATCACAACTGATTGCACAAACAGCTTGCGACAGCATATTTGCGGATATTGACTTTCTTTCCTCGCCACTTATCGACTTCATACATAAAGTTCGGCGATACTACCCTTTCTTGCCCATCATCTGTCGGCATGAACAACAACATTCTCCACTTGCTTCTGAGCTCAGTCAAATTTCCTTTACCTACCTGATCCTAAAGGATGATACGGAACAGGATCTACGAGAGCTCTTAGAACACGCTCACAAACAATTATTACTCCAACAACTGGCCTTTGATTTACACACTCAGGCGACCGATAATCATCCTTTATCTCTAGTAGGTGAGTCTTTAATCCTAAGAAACCTTCGCAACAACGTCATACAGCTTGCAGCAAAAGAGGAGCCTATTCTCATATTGGGAGAGGAGGGCTCTGGTAAACAGCATCTCGCCCGCTATATCCACTCCTTGAGCTCCAAGTCCGATAATTTTTTAGTCACCGTAAAAGCCTCTGAACTAGAGATGCCTAATAGCTACGAAAAAATCTTTGGCTCCTATGACCAGAAGAAACAAGCTATTATTCCAGGCAAATTTGATTCTGCTCACTCTTCGACCTTACACATTCAAGACTTCCAAACGGCCTCGAAGGAAATCAAAGAAGCTCTTGTTCATTTCATCAGAGAAGGTTACATCTATCGAAAAAACTCTCCAATTCCCACTCCCTCTAATGCCTTAGTGTTAATTTCTGGAACTGCCGGTAGAGAAAATGACGAAGCTTACTCCGCGCTTAAAACCCTTCTAAGGCAAAATACCGTTCATACTATTCCTCTGCGTGAGCGCAAAGAGGATATCCCCATGCTGGCTTACAGCTTCCTTCAAGAAAAGCGTGGACAACATGAGGCAGCAAAAATGAATAATATCGACTCCAGAGCACTAGAGGACCTAAGGGCCTTTGATTGGCCTCTCAACCTAGACCAGCTAAGATCCGTCATAGATTACTGTTTACTCTTTAATACACAATGCCAAACTCTTTTACCAGGTATGCTTCCTCATTTCATCTACACCGACAAACGAGAGGTGTATAGTGACACTTCAGTCCTTTCGGGCTGTCCAGAAGGCCTAGAGGAAGAAGTGAACAAACTGCAAAAACGCCTCATTGTTCAAGCACTTAGCGAAGCAGGAGGACGACAAGTTCATGCTGCACGCCTTCTCAAAACCACTCCGAGAATTCTCAATCATCGCATCAAACAGCTCGACATACAAACCGTTGCCAAGTAA
- a CDS encoding dihydroorotase translates to MNALVLKGGRVIDPSQGVDEKRDLYICDSKVVRTLSEQPDVIDVSGKIVCPGLIDIHVHLREPGQGAKETIQTGSWSAAAGGFTSVVAMPNTNPVADGPDTIAWIKQRAAQLAVVNVFPTGCISKDMAGEFLSPIGQLKSAGVVAITDDGKCIQNNDLMRRALQYATMFDLPIMDHCQDADLSNGGVMNEGYWSTVLGLKGWPNIAEEIIVARNAMLAELTGAHIHCQHLSAAGSVRILRQAKARGIPISGEICAHHIVLTDECLKTYDSNFKMNPPLRTQADIDALIEGVGDGTIEYLASDHAPHCEFEKEVELDDAPFGILGLETEVGIYLKYLVHAKIISLHEMIRRMTIVASDLCGLHKGTLKVGSDADITVLDPDLEWTVDKHQFLSKARNTPFHEHQLKGRATMTIVGGKIVWSLENGLVSHS, encoded by the coding sequence ATGAATGCTCTAGTGCTTAAAGGTGGTCGCGTTATTGACCCTTCACAGGGAGTTGATGAAAAAAGAGACCTGTATATTTGTGACAGCAAGGTAGTGAGAACCTTGTCAGAGCAACCTGATGTCATCGATGTGTCGGGAAAAATTGTCTGTCCTGGGCTTATAGACATACACGTTCATTTAAGGGAACCTGGGCAAGGAGCAAAAGAAACAATTCAGACTGGTTCATGGTCGGCAGCAGCCGGAGGTTTTACATCGGTCGTTGCCATGCCTAATACAAATCCGGTAGCTGACGGTCCTGACACTATTGCTTGGATTAAACAAAGAGCTGCCCAGCTCGCAGTGGTAAATGTTTTCCCAACGGGCTGTATTTCCAAAGACATGGCTGGAGAGTTTCTTTCTCCTATCGGACAGCTTAAATCCGCTGGTGTTGTAGCAATTACTGATGATGGTAAGTGTATTCAAAACAATGATTTGATGCGAAGAGCACTCCAATACGCCACGATGTTTGATCTTCCCATTATGGATCACTGCCAGGATGCCGATTTATCGAATGGCGGAGTCATGAATGAGGGCTATTGGTCAACTGTTCTGGGTTTGAAGGGGTGGCCCAATATAGCGGAGGAAATTATAGTAGCGCGCAATGCAATGCTTGCGGAGCTAACAGGAGCCCATATTCACTGTCAGCATCTTTCTGCAGCAGGTTCAGTACGCATTTTAAGACAAGCTAAAGCTCGAGGTATTCCTATTTCAGGTGAGATTTGTGCGCATCACATTGTTCTGACAGATGAATGTCTCAAAACATACGATAGCAATTTCAAAATGAATCCTCCTTTGAGAACACAAGCTGACATTGATGCACTCATTGAAGGAGTAGGGGATGGCACCATCGAATATTTAGCAAGTGATCATGCGCCACATTGCGAGTTTGAAAAAGAAGTGGAATTAGATGATGCTCCTTTTGGTATTCTTGGCCTTGAAACGGAAGTAGGGATCTACCTAAAATACCTGGTTCATGCCAAGATTATAAGCCTTCATGAAATGATACGTCGCATGACGATCGTGGCTTCAGATCTATGCGGCCTTCATAAAGGAACGCTCAAGGTTGGATCTGATGCAGATATTACGGTCTTAGATCCTGATTTAGAATGGACGGTGGACAAACACCAGTTCTTGTCTAAAGCTAGAAACACACCTTTCCATGAGCACCAGCTTAAAGGCCGTGCCACCATGACCATCGTGGGTGGAAAAAT
- the hisI gene encoding phosphoribosyl-AMP cyclohydrolase — MLEFSRYFGSRDNQSALEKGLALAPRFDDQGLIPVITTDYYTGVLLMQAYMNAEALCKTVRIKQAVYYSRSRKELWHKGASSGQYQIVKEIRVDCDQDSIWLRVEQQGGGACHVGYPSCFYRTVVLETPELDKPIALKMNQHPAM; from the coding sequence ATGCTGGAGTTTAGTAGATATTTTGGATCACGCGATAACCAATCGGCCCTCGAAAAAGGATTAGCACTAGCGCCAAGATTTGATGATCAAGGCCTTATTCCAGTTATCACGACGGATTACTATACAGGCGTTCTGCTCATGCAAGCTTACATGAATGCAGAGGCACTTTGTAAAACCGTAAGGATCAAGCAAGCCGTATATTATAGTCGCAGTCGAAAAGAACTCTGGCACAAAGGGGCTAGTTCAGGGCAATATCAAATTGTCAAAGAAATACGAGTAGACTGTGATCAAGATAGCATTTGGCTAAGAGTTGAGCAGCAAGGAGGAGGAGCCTGTCATGTCGGCTACCCTTCCTGCTTCTACCGCACCGTTGTTTTGGAGACTCCAGAGCTAGATAAGCCCATAGCGCTCAAGATGAATCAGCACCCTGCCATGTAA